One stretch of Arachis hypogaea cultivar Tifrunner chromosome 20, arahy.Tifrunner.gnm2.J5K5, whole genome shotgun sequence DNA includes these proteins:
- the LOC112784032 gene encoding D-cysteine desulfhydrase 2, mitochondrial isoform X1 yields MKLQQFPAKNVAVTMLNGIQNSNTLQVLSKPRFRNEEFMEKILNRRWTLPSPETKIHQVIIPRHGSDGCNFLLNTVPDLGHGARDMKNKGKCFYVVRDDLLHSLINGNKARKLDGLIPLIEDHSVTDVVTCGGCQSAHTAAIAVLCAERGIASHLLLRGEQPEILTGYNLMSTLYGNVTYVPRNIYADRENMLKDYAKSLAGNSGSVISFGNITQNSSTTEFSTANLMEFDVSRSDRNLQRKFLIVNEGAGDSVALLGMIRLVQYLSQSHLLGKDRALKFVIDAGTGTTAVGLGLAALCLGLPWEVHAVMLADKIDGYKQQEDRLISEFQNHFNVQFSDHNINEDGGIVYWVERGRPRRFGNVLEGEVEACQQIAQQTGILVDPVYTLAAWETAMLLSSKEDDRESEVVMLHTGGTLGMFGLAQRYRNYFGMLQKGPNCS; encoded by the exons ATGAAGCTCCAACAATTTCCCGCTAAGAATGTAGCAGTCACCATGTTAAACGGGATTCAAAATTCGAACACTCTTCAG GTGCTTTCAAAACCTAGATTTAGAAATGAGGAATTTATGGAAAAGATACTCAACAGAAGATGGACACTGCCAAGCCCTGAAACAAAGATTCATCAAGTTATAATACCTAGACATGGATCAGATGGTTGTAATTTCCTATTGAACACCGTTCCTGATTTAGGTCATGGCGCTAGGGATATGAAAAATAAAGGGAAATGTTTCTATGTGGTGCGTGACGATTTGTTGCACTCACTAATTAATGGCAACAAAGCAAGAAAGTTGGATGGGTTGATTCCCCTTATTGAAGACCATTCTGTGACTGATGTG GTTACATGTGGTGGTTGTCAAAGTGCTCATACAGCTGCTATTG CGGTTCTATGTGCTGAGAGAGGAATTGCATCACACCTGCTTCTGCGAGGAGAGCAGCCTGAAATCTTAACTGGCTATAACTTGATGTCTACATTATATGGAAATGTCACATATGTTCCGAGAAATATTTATGCCGACAGAGAAAACATGCTTAAGGACTATGCTAAGTCATTGGCTGGTAACAGTGGTTCTGTCATTTCGTTTGGCAATATCACTCAAAATTCTTCAACAACAGAATTTTCTACTGCAAATTTGATGGAATTTGATGTAAGTAGAAGTGACAGAAACCTTCAACGGAAATTTTTAATTGTCAATGAAGGTGCAGGTGATTCTGTAGCTCTACTAG GTATGATTCGGTTAGTGCAATACTTATCACAGAGTCATTTACTTGGAAAAGACAGGGCCTTGAAATTTGTTATAGATGCTGGAACTGGCACAACAGCTGTTGGTTTAGGACTTGCAGCCCTATGCTTAGG CCTTCCATGGGAGGTACATGCAGTCATGCTGGCTGACAAAATTGATGGATACAAACAACAGGAGGATCGTTTGATTTCTGAATTCCAGAACCATTTTAATGTTCAGTTTAGTGACCACAACATAAATGAAGATGGTGGGATTGTGTATTGGGTGGAACGTGGTCGTCCAAGAAG ATTTGGTAATGTTTTGGAAGGTGAGGTGGAAGCATGCCAACAAATTGCTCAGCAGACTGGGATTTTGGTGGATCCTGTTTACACATTGGCCGCTTGGGAAACAGCGATGCTCCTTTCTAGCAAAGAAGATGATAGAGAATCAGAAGTGGTGATGCTTCATACTGGTGGCACGTTGGGCATGTTTGGGTTGGCGCAAAGGTACAGGAATTACTTTGGCATGCTCCAGAAAGGACCCAATTGTTCTTAA
- the LOC112784032 gene encoding D-cysteine desulfhydrase 2, mitochondrial isoform X2, giving the protein MKLQQFPAKNVAVTMLNGIQNSNTLQVTCGGCQSAHTAAIAVLCAERGIASHLLLRGEQPEILTGYNLMSTLYGNVTYVPRNIYADRENMLKDYAKSLAGNSGSVISFGNITQNSSTTEFSTANLMEFDVSRSDRNLQRKFLIVNEGAGDSVALLGMIRLVQYLSQSHLLGKDRALKFVIDAGTGTTAVGLGLAALCLGLPWEVHAVMLADKIDGYKQQEDRLISEFQNHFNVQFSDHNINEDGGIVYWVERGRPRRFGNVLEGEVEACQQIAQQTGILVDPVYTLAAWETAMLLSSKEDDRESEVVMLHTGGTLGMFGLAQRYRNYFGMLQKGPNCS; this is encoded by the exons ATGAAGCTCCAACAATTTCCCGCTAAGAATGTAGCAGTCACCATGTTAAACGGGATTCAAAATTCGAACACTCTTCAG GTTACATGTGGTGGTTGTCAAAGTGCTCATACAGCTGCTATTG CGGTTCTATGTGCTGAGAGAGGAATTGCATCACACCTGCTTCTGCGAGGAGAGCAGCCTGAAATCTTAACTGGCTATAACTTGATGTCTACATTATATGGAAATGTCACATATGTTCCGAGAAATATTTATGCCGACAGAGAAAACATGCTTAAGGACTATGCTAAGTCATTGGCTGGTAACAGTGGTTCTGTCATTTCGTTTGGCAATATCACTCAAAATTCTTCAACAACAGAATTTTCTACTGCAAATTTGATGGAATTTGATGTAAGTAGAAGTGACAGAAACCTTCAACGGAAATTTTTAATTGTCAATGAAGGTGCAGGTGATTCTGTAGCTCTACTAG GTATGATTCGGTTAGTGCAATACTTATCACAGAGTCATTTACTTGGAAAAGACAGGGCCTTGAAATTTGTTATAGATGCTGGAACTGGCACAACAGCTGTTGGTTTAGGACTTGCAGCCCTATGCTTAGG CCTTCCATGGGAGGTACATGCAGTCATGCTGGCTGACAAAATTGATGGATACAAACAACAGGAGGATCGTTTGATTTCTGAATTCCAGAACCATTTTAATGTTCAGTTTAGTGACCACAACATAAATGAAGATGGTGGGATTGTGTATTGGGTGGAACGTGGTCGTCCAAGAAG ATTTGGTAATGTTTTGGAAGGTGAGGTGGAAGCATGCCAACAAATTGCTCAGCAGACTGGGATTTTGGTGGATCCTGTTTACACATTGGCCGCTTGGGAAACAGCGATGCTCCTTTCTAGCAAAGAAGATGATAGAGAATCAGAAGTGGTGATGCTTCATACTGGTGGCACGTTGGGCATGTTTGGGTTGGCGCAAAGGTACAGGAATTACTTTGGCATGCTCCAGAAAGGACCCAATTGTTCTTAA